The following are from one region of the Sandaracinus amylolyticus genome:
- a CDS encoding acyl-CoA thioesterase, which translates to MNELRDVPPEPQVPEAQRGAGPLPLRYEDVVQDGRLRLEPVTHAIGAAIWKKTLSEHPLVLRLGAEGIVPILSRLQVEAGGGPISAREPVGARGTFEVLRTIDDQDRQRVRVDMWAELQGPRGRTHGAPPEGAGEPVVLGRAIAEHVLTRPFAPPEERSVEAIPGGLPDGMTMRDAAWRAPRTAIDLPRGATPIDDAFALDRLSIVFGLGHTDSNQHVNSLVYPRLIEEAALRRFHELGLPTTVLARYVDLAFRKPCFAGDRVRITLRAYRAGDEIGVLGAVVSASEALTAGATPTERAHVFARMQFVR; encoded by the coding sequence ATGAACGAGCTCCGCGACGTGCCGCCCGAGCCGCAGGTCCCCGAGGCGCAGCGTGGCGCGGGCCCGCTCCCGCTGCGCTACGAGGACGTCGTGCAGGACGGTCGGCTCCGGCTCGAGCCGGTCACGCACGCGATCGGCGCGGCGATCTGGAAGAAGACGCTCTCCGAGCACCCGCTCGTGCTGCGCCTCGGCGCCGAGGGCATCGTGCCGATCCTCTCGCGCCTGCAGGTCGAAGCGGGCGGCGGTCCGATCTCGGCGCGCGAGCCGGTGGGCGCGCGCGGGACGTTCGAGGTGCTGCGCACGATCGACGATCAGGATCGGCAGCGCGTGCGCGTGGACATGTGGGCCGAGCTGCAGGGCCCGCGCGGTCGCACCCACGGCGCGCCGCCCGAGGGCGCGGGCGAGCCCGTGGTGCTGGGTCGCGCGATCGCGGAGCACGTGCTCACGCGACCCTTCGCACCGCCCGAGGAGCGCAGCGTCGAGGCCATCCCCGGCGGGCTGCCCGATGGGATGACGATGCGCGACGCGGCATGGCGCGCGCCGCGCACCGCGATCGATCTGCCGCGCGGCGCGACGCCGATCGACGACGCGTTCGCGCTCGACCGGCTGTCGATCGTGTTCGGGCTCGGACACACCGACAGCAACCAGCACGTGAACTCGCTCGTCTATCCGCGCTTGATCGAGGAGGCCGCGCTGCGTCGCTTCCACGAGCTCGGCCTGCCGACGACCGTGCTCGCACGCTACGTCGACCTCGCGTTCCGCAAGCCCTGCTTCGCAGGCGATCGCGTGCGGATCACGCTGCGCGCCTACCGCGCGGGCGACGAGATCGGGGTGCTCGGTGCGGTCGTCTCCGCGAGCGAAGCGCTCACCGCGGGGGCGACCCCGACCGAGCGCGCGCACGTCTTCGCGCGCATGCAGTTCGTGCGATAG
- a CDS encoding alpha/beta fold hydrolase, protein MTIAYGYLHGFASSARSKKGVHLHAALRDRIDLQLAELNRPSFAKLSIDAMLAELDAMHEAHGRPRWRLVGSSLGGWLTARWAELHPERVDRVILLCPAFDIETRWPQLMKPGEFETWRARGELEVADATGALVPLHFAFYEGARAHTAYPRLSCPVTIVHGTRDDRVPIESSRRWLASHPHARLIEVDDGHDLVASLPIIERTMIEDFAL, encoded by the coding sequence ATGACGATCGCGTACGGATACCTGCACGGCTTCGCGTCGAGCGCGCGCTCGAAGAAGGGCGTGCACCTCCACGCCGCGCTGCGCGATCGCATCGATCTGCAGCTCGCGGAGCTCAACCGTCCTTCGTTCGCGAAGCTCTCGATCGACGCGATGCTCGCGGAGCTCGACGCGATGCACGAGGCGCACGGACGACCGCGCTGGCGACTCGTGGGATCGAGCCTCGGCGGATGGCTCACCGCGCGCTGGGCCGAGCTACATCCCGAGCGCGTCGACCGCGTGATCCTTCTGTGCCCCGCGTTCGACATCGAGACGCGCTGGCCGCAGCTGATGAAGCCCGGCGAATTCGAGACGTGGCGCGCGCGCGGAGAGCTCGAGGTCGCCGACGCGACGGGCGCGCTCGTGCCGCTGCACTTCGCGTTCTACGAGGGCGCGAGGGCGCACACCGCGTATCCGCGCCTCTCGTGCCCGGTCACGATCGTCCACGGCACGCGCGACGATCGTGTCCCGATCGAGAGCTCGCGCCGCTGGCTCGCGTCGCACCCGCATGCGCGCCTGATCGAGGTCGACGACGGCCACGATCTCGTCGCGAGCCTTCCGATCATCGAGCGCACGATGATCGAGGACTTCGCGCTCTAA
- a CDS encoding DUF4261 domain-containing protein, producing the protein MTMFPGKVIAPRCGMYTQCMCVLFDRAPTIDATAARLDRFTIVGERAAAGGRDGWTLAGPAVVVAYRPEVNGHVLVDVVDRPWPDGMGAPNGPEETLFSSWAMGAFGPSTFPGNLERAMQQAHTWPEARVIAPRHRAFVRVRTTYAIGARPETKVWPDDRDPLDELRFVTDVVRAVLGAPRALCAFNPSGETLVSAERLERLWERDRRGEAIPIDAWVNVRLFRPGRLGREEWFLFDTVGLDQLGVRDHEGAVPESSSSFDHVPGVLWSFGSYDLAKRGAMRVGDTADDFAGAKWRAHAEGDALVQPPRPVLRWAPAALDVPAPLRGR; encoded by the coding sequence ATGACGATGTTTCCAGGCAAGGTGATCGCGCCGCGCTGCGGGATGTACACCCAGTGCATGTGCGTGTTGTTCGATCGAGCTCCGACGATCGACGCGACCGCGGCGCGGCTCGATCGCTTCACGATCGTCGGTGAGCGCGCCGCGGCGGGAGGGCGCGACGGATGGACGCTCGCGGGCCCCGCAGTCGTCGTCGCGTATCGACCCGAGGTGAACGGGCACGTGCTCGTCGACGTCGTCGATCGGCCGTGGCCCGACGGCATGGGTGCGCCGAACGGGCCCGAGGAGACGCTCTTCTCGTCGTGGGCGATGGGCGCGTTCGGGCCGAGCACGTTCCCCGGCAACCTCGAGCGCGCGATGCAGCAGGCGCACACGTGGCCCGAGGCGCGCGTGATCGCACCGCGGCATCGCGCGTTCGTGCGCGTTCGGACGACGTACGCGATCGGTGCGCGGCCCGAGACGAAGGTTTGGCCCGACGATCGTGATCCGCTCGACGAGCTGAGGTTCGTGACCGACGTCGTGCGCGCGGTGCTCGGCGCGCCGCGCGCGCTCTGTGCGTTCAACCCGAGCGGCGAGACGCTCGTCTCCGCCGAGCGGCTCGAGCGGCTGTGGGAGCGCGATCGCCGCGGCGAGGCGATTCCGATCGATGCATGGGTGAACGTGCGGCTCTTCCGACCGGGGCGCCTCGGACGCGAGGAGTGGTTCCTGTTCGACACGGTCGGGCTCGATCAGCTCGGCGTGCGCGATCACGAGGGTGCCGTGCCCGAGAGCTCGAGCTCGTTCGATCACGTGCCCGGCGTGCTGTGGTCCTTCGGCTCGTACGACCTGGCGAAGCGCGGCGCGATGCGCGTCGGGGACACCGCGGACGACTTCGCGGGCGCGAAGTGGCGTGCGCACGCGGAGGGTGACGCGCTGGTGCAGCCGCCGCGTCCGGTGCTGCGCTGGGCGCCCGCAGCGCTCGACGTGCCCGCGCCGCTGCGCGGACGATGA
- a CDS encoding cupin domain-containing protein — protein MSKRYTLVGDPTRIPVPGGKLIEEYFGRVRTGTDAFSLAHMIAPSGWSEPAQTPRFGELTIMVRGSMHIEIGDEQLELRAGQAIWIEPDVRVRYSNPYPVESEYFAICMPAFSPDDARRDPE, from the coding sequence ATGTCGAAGCGCTACACGCTGGTGGGCGATCCCACGCGCATCCCGGTCCCGGGCGGCAAGCTCATCGAGGAGTATTTCGGCCGCGTCCGCACCGGCACCGACGCGTTCAGCCTCGCGCACATGATCGCGCCGTCCGGATGGAGCGAGCCCGCGCAGACGCCGCGCTTCGGCGAGCTCACGATCATGGTGCGCGGCTCGATGCACATCGAGATCGGCGACGAGCAGCTCGAGCTGCGCGCGGGACAGGCGATCTGGATCGAGCCCGACGTGCGCGTGCGTTACTCGAACCCGTATCCGGTCGAGAGCGAGTACTTCGCGATCTGCATGCCCGCGTTCTCGCCCGACGACGCGCGCCGAGATCCCGAATGA
- a CDS encoding TetR/AcrR family transcriptional regulator — MVRWKPGHKDSTRTRILETAGRLFRERGYAGIGVSDLMKSAGLTAGGFYSHFESKEALLSAVLMDGFAHTEHALFAGLEGVEGAAFVRELTRRYLSREHRDHPEHGCVLPALAADVARHGDAPRHDLAGYLLELASRMQTKVPRSARSGLSGKELALALTALCVGGIVLARAVDDAALSDAILRACRRFADAELEV, encoded by the coding sequence ATGGTCCGCTGGAAGCCCGGGCACAAAGACTCGACGCGCACCCGCATCCTCGAGACCGCGGGGCGTCTGTTCCGCGAGCGCGGCTACGCCGGGATCGGCGTGTCCGACCTGATGAAGTCGGCCGGCCTCACCGCCGGCGGCTTCTATTCGCACTTCGAATCGAAAGAGGCGCTTCTATCGGCCGTCTTGATGGACGGATTCGCGCACACCGAGCACGCGCTCTTCGCCGGGCTCGAGGGTGTCGAGGGCGCCGCGTTCGTCCGCGAGCTGACGCGCCGGTACCTGAGCCGAGAGCACCGCGACCATCCCGAGCACGGCTGCGTGCTGCCCGCGCTCGCCGCCGACGTCGCGCGACACGGCGACGCGCCGCGACACGACCTCGCGGGGTACCTCCTCGAGCTCGCATCGCGGATGCAGACGAAGGTCCCGCGCTCGGCGCGCTCCGGCCTCTCGGGCAAGGAGCTCGCGCTCGCGCTCACCGCGCTCTGCGTCGGTGGGATCGTGCTCGCGCGCGCGGTCGACGACGCAGCGCTCTCCGACGCGATCCTCCGCGCGTGCCGTCGCTTCGCCGACGCGGAGCTGGAGGTCTGA
- a CDS encoding molybdopterin-dependent oxidoreductase: protein MRTDRTACILCSRNCGLEVQIEGRRLARIQGDDAHPVSKGYICQKAARLEHYQSNRDRLEHPLERQPDGTFARVSWDEAITKIAARLRAIRDRHGGKAFALVGGGGQGNHLGGAYGRQMLRAMRSRYAYNSLGQEKTGDFWVNGRLFGSQKCHTTEDVEHADYVLFVGTNPFQAHGIPNARDTLKAIQNDPRRTMVVIDPRRTETAKMADVHLQLRPGTDAYLLAAMLAIIVREGLHDRAFLAQRCTGFDAIERALARIDVADYVRRADVPLADVERVARGFATARSACVRIDLGIQHTLHTTLNGYLEKLLYLLTGNFGRRGGNNLHTSLLPILGDTDERSPKCPRTARHGMHAIAGIFPPNILADEILHEGEDRVRAVVVDSSNPLVTYADTDALERAFSQLELLVVVDVAMTETARLAHFVLPAASQFEKWEATGFNLEFPKNAFHLRHPLLEPLGETLPEPEIYTRLLEAMGEIPKHFPVLERVARIEPRATDHALYLAAFAATIATNRKWMPYAASILYRTLGPTLDRGAAAAAPLLPLAIDYARTHADAVRRAGHRGRTALSLGAALFRAILDKREGVVVSAHEYDEMWRLLASDDRRIHLEIPEMLEELGALESEVAPGADHPFVLMAGERRAYNANQIYRDPAWRRVDPHGAMRMHPEDAAALGMSNGARATCTSERGSIDVVISIDDTVRRGVVVLPHGYGMRYGGAVIGPEVNRLTSSAHCDRISRTPFHKYVPVHVAPAADQRM from the coding sequence ATGAGAACCGATCGGACCGCGTGCATCCTCTGCTCGCGCAACTGCGGGCTCGAAGTGCAGATCGAAGGGCGCCGCCTCGCGCGCATCCAGGGCGACGACGCGCATCCCGTCTCGAAGGGCTACATCTGCCAGAAAGCAGCGCGCCTCGAGCACTATCAGTCGAATCGCGATCGCCTCGAGCACCCGCTCGAGCGGCAGCCCGACGGCACGTTCGCGCGCGTGAGCTGGGACGAAGCGATCACGAAGATCGCGGCACGCCTGCGCGCGATCCGCGATCGCCACGGAGGCAAGGCGTTCGCGCTCGTGGGCGGAGGCGGCCAGGGCAACCACCTCGGCGGCGCGTACGGACGGCAGATGCTCCGCGCGATGCGGAGCCGCTACGCGTACAACTCGCTCGGCCAGGAGAAGACCGGCGATTTCTGGGTGAACGGTCGCCTCTTCGGCAGCCAGAAGTGCCACACGACCGAGGACGTCGAGCACGCCGACTACGTGCTCTTCGTCGGCACGAACCCGTTCCAGGCGCACGGCATCCCCAACGCGCGCGACACGCTGAAGGCGATCCAGAACGACCCGCGCCGCACGATGGTCGTGATCGATCCGCGCCGCACCGAGACCGCGAAGATGGCGGACGTGCACCTGCAGCTGCGGCCGGGCACCGATGCGTACCTGCTCGCCGCGATGCTCGCGATCATCGTGCGCGAGGGGCTCCACGATCGCGCGTTCCTCGCGCAGCGCTGCACCGGCTTCGACGCGATCGAGCGCGCGCTCGCGCGCATCGACGTGGCCGACTACGTGCGTCGCGCCGACGTCCCGCTCGCCGACGTGGAGCGCGTCGCGCGCGGCTTCGCGACCGCGCGGAGCGCGTGCGTGCGCATCGACCTCGGCATCCAGCACACGCTGCACACCACGCTCAACGGATACCTCGAGAAGCTGCTCTATCTGCTCACGGGCAACTTCGGACGGCGCGGCGGGAACAACCTCCACACGTCGTTGCTCCCGATCCTCGGCGACACCGACGAGCGCAGCCCGAAGTGCCCGCGCACCGCGCGCCACGGGATGCACGCGATCGCGGGGATCTTCCCGCCGAACATCCTCGCCGACGAGATCCTCCACGAGGGCGAGGATCGCGTGCGCGCGGTCGTGGTCGACAGCAGCAACCCGCTCGTCACCTACGCGGACACCGACGCGCTCGAGCGCGCGTTCTCCCAGCTCGAGCTGCTGGTCGTGGTCGACGTCGCGATGACCGAGACCGCGCGCCTCGCGCACTTCGTGCTGCCCGCCGCATCGCAGTTCGAGAAGTGGGAAGCGACGGGCTTCAACCTCGAGTTCCCGAAGAACGCGTTCCACCTGCGGCATCCGCTCCTCGAGCCGCTCGGAGAGACGCTGCCCGAGCCCGAGATCTACACGCGCCTGCTCGAGGCGATGGGCGAGATCCCGAAGCACTTCCCGGTGCTCGAGCGCGTCGCGCGCATCGAGCCGCGGGCGACCGATCACGCGCTCTACCTCGCGGCGTTCGCGGCGACGATCGCGACGAACCGGAAGTGGATGCCCTACGCGGCGTCGATCCTCTATCGCACGCTCGGGCCCACGCTCGATCGCGGCGCCGCCGCCGCCGCGCCGCTGCTCCCGCTCGCGATCGACTACGCGCGCACGCACGCCGATGCGGTGCGGCGCGCGGGACATCGCGGCCGCACCGCGCTCTCGCTCGGCGCTGCGCTCTTCCGCGCGATCCTCGACAAGCGCGAAGGCGTCGTGGTGAGCGCGCACGAGTACGACGAGATGTGGCGCCTGCTCGCGAGCGACGATCGCCGCATCCACCTCGAGATCCCCGAGATGCTCGAGGAGCTCGGCGCGCTCGAGTCCGAGGTGGCGCCCGGCGCGGATCACCCGTTCGTGCTGATGGCGGGCGAGCGACGCGCCTACAACGCGAACCAGATCTATCGCGACCCCGCGTGGCGCCGCGTCGATCCCCACGGCGCGATGCGCATGCATCCCGAGGACGCCGCGGCGCTGGGGATGTCGAACGGCGCACGCGCGACGTGCACCTCGGAGCGCGGCAGCATCGACGTCGTGATCTCGATCGACGACACGGTGCGGCGCGGCGTCGTCGTGCTGCCGCACGGTTACGGCATGCGCTACGGCGGCGCGGTGATCGGACCGGAGGTGAACCGGCTCACGTCGTCGGCGCACTGCGATCGCATCTCGCGGACGCCGTTCCACAAGTACGTGCCGGTGCACGTGGCACCGGCAGCCGATCAGAGGATGTAG
- the hslU gene encoding ATP-dependent protease ATPase subunit HslU produces the protein MSGVRTFTPREIVGELDRYIVGQHKAKKAVAIALRNRWRRQQVSPDLRDEIAPKNIIMIGPTGVGKTEIARRLAKLANAPFVKVEASKFTEVGYVGRDVESMVRDLVENAIQLVRSEEMENVQARARDLAEERLVRMLASKDAPPQPPPQRPQGPFGAFLVTPPPQQYAPSEREMNDVRTRLRADELDDEEVEIDVADQGVPFMQIFGQHGMEEMEVNFRDMLSQLPGFKGRTKRRRVKVSEARKALEAEEAAKLVDMDRVQREAVKRTEEAGIVFLDEIDKIAGRQGQTGGPDVSREGVQRDLLPIVEGSTVSTKYGPVKTDHVLFVAAGAFHVSKVSDLIPELQGRFPIRVELEALGKADFVRILTEPKNALTKQYKALLETEGVKVEVTSDAIEAIAEYAQLANERAENIGARRLHTILEALFEDISYRAPELDGESIKIDAERVRATLTPILGNEDLSRYIL, from the coding sequence ATGAGCGGCGTTCGCACCTTCACCCCGCGCGAGATCGTGGGCGAGCTCGACCGCTACATCGTCGGGCAGCACAAGGCCAAGAAGGCGGTCGCGATCGCGCTGCGCAATCGCTGGCGCAGGCAGCAGGTCTCGCCCGATCTCCGCGACGAGATCGCGCCGAAGAACATCATCATGATCGGGCCGACCGGCGTCGGGAAGACCGAGATCGCGCGGCGCCTCGCGAAGCTCGCGAACGCGCCCTTCGTGAAGGTCGAGGCGAGCAAGTTCACCGAGGTCGGCTACGTCGGTCGCGACGTCGAGTCGATGGTGCGCGACCTCGTCGAGAACGCGATCCAGCTCGTGCGCTCCGAGGAGATGGAGAACGTGCAGGCGCGCGCGCGGGACCTCGCGGAGGAGCGGCTGGTGCGCATGCTCGCCTCGAAGGACGCGCCCCCGCAGCCGCCGCCCCAGCGCCCGCAGGGGCCCTTCGGCGCGTTCCTCGTCACGCCTCCGCCGCAGCAGTACGCGCCGAGCGAGCGCGAGATGAACGACGTGCGCACGCGGCTGCGCGCGGACGAGCTCGACGACGAAGAGGTCGAGATCGACGTCGCGGATCAGGGCGTGCCCTTCATGCAGATCTTCGGGCAGCACGGCATGGAGGAGATGGAGGTCAACTTCCGCGACATGCTCTCGCAGCTGCCCGGCTTCAAAGGGCGCACGAAGCGTCGTCGCGTGAAGGTCAGCGAGGCGCGCAAGGCGCTCGAGGCCGAAGAGGCGGCCAAGCTCGTCGACATGGATCGCGTGCAGCGCGAGGCCGTGAAGCGCACCGAGGAAGCGGGCATCGTCTTCCTCGACGAGATCGACAAGATCGCAGGGCGCCAGGGCCAGACCGGCGGGCCCGACGTCTCGCGCGAGGGCGTGCAGCGCGACCTGCTCCCGATCGTCGAGGGCAGCACCGTCAGCACGAAGTACGGGCCGGTGAAGACCGATCACGTGCTCTTCGTCGCGGCGGGCGCGTTCCACGTCTCGAAGGTCAGCGATCTGATCCCCGAGCTGCAGGGTCGCTTCCCGATCCGCGTCGAGCTCGAGGCGCTCGGCAAGGCGGACTTCGTGCGGATCCTGACCGAGCCGAAGAACGCGCTGACCAAGCAGTACAAGGCGCTGCTCGAGACCGAAGGCGTGAAGGTCGAGGTCACGAGCGACGCGATCGAGGCGATCGCGGAGTACGCGCAGCTGGCGAACGAGCGCGCCGAGAACATCGGCGCGCGTCGCCTTCACACGATCCTCGAGGCGCTCTTCGAGGACATCAGCTATCGCGCGCCCGAGCTCGACGGAGAGTCGATCAAGATCGACGCGGAGCGCGTGCGCGCGACGCTGACGCCGATCCTCGGGAACGAGGATCTGTCGCGCTACATCCTCTGA
- a CDS encoding tyrosine recombinase XerC: MPDDELAKQIALFLAWLRDERRSPDKTIETYARTLNELRSFLVDKKLPTDARRITIVSLRAYLAALFDSHASATLARKIATLRSFFRYLLRRGIIPSNPAAALRSPKLARPLPRFLTVDEAFRVVDAPKEDAHRDEALRLRDAAMLEMLYGAGLRVSELAGLRLGSVDRSARLVRVMGKGRKERLAPYGSSCADALDAYLAIRGALVSDKTDPLDALFLGRLGTALTARQVQNVVRRYGALGAGRGDLHPHALRHTCATHLLDAGADLRAIQELLGHASLATTQRYTHVTVDRLMAVYDKAHPLAHDDE; the protein is encoded by the coding sequence GTGCCCGACGACGAGCTCGCGAAGCAGATCGCGCTCTTCCTCGCGTGGCTGCGCGACGAGCGTCGCAGCCCCGACAAGACGATCGAGACCTATGCGCGAACGCTGAACGAGCTGCGCTCGTTCCTCGTCGACAAGAAGCTCCCCACCGACGCGCGTCGCATCACGATCGTCTCGCTGCGCGCGTACCTCGCGGCGCTCTTCGACTCGCACGCGAGCGCGACCCTCGCGCGCAAGATCGCCACGCTGCGCTCGTTCTTCCGCTACTTGCTGCGCCGCGGGATCATCCCGTCGAACCCCGCCGCCGCGCTGCGCTCGCCGAAGCTCGCGCGTCCGCTCCCGCGCTTCCTCACCGTCGACGAGGCGTTCCGCGTGGTCGATGCGCCCAAGGAGGACGCGCATCGCGACGAAGCGCTGCGCCTGCGCGATGCCGCGATGCTCGAGATGCTCTACGGCGCCGGCCTGCGCGTCAGCGAGCTCGCAGGGCTGCGGCTCGGATCCGTCGATCGCAGCGCACGTTTGGTGCGCGTGATGGGCAAGGGACGCAAGGAGCGGCTCGCGCCCTACGGATCGAGCTGCGCCGATGCGCTCGACGCGTACCTCGCGATCCGCGGCGCGCTGGTGAGCGACAAGACCGATCCGCTCGACGCGCTCTTCCTCGGCCGGCTCGGCACCGCGCTCACCGCGCGTCAGGTGCAGAACGTCGTGCGTCGCTACGGCGCGCTCGGCGCGGGACGCGGGGATCTCCATCCCCACGCGCTGCGCCACACCTGCGCGACGCACCTGCTCGACGCGGGCGCGGATCTGCGCGCGATCCAGGAGCTGCTCGGCCACGCGAGCCTCGCGACGACCCAGCGCTACACGCACGTCACCGTCGATCGCCTGATGGCGGTCTACGACAAGGCGCACCCGCTCGCGCACGACGACGAGTGA
- a CDS encoding NUDIX domain-containing protein, which yields MDDARFCLRCGTALEEVTLEGRARKRCPACGFVHYGNPLPVVAAIVEHVEGEDETESRIVLVRQKAWPEGWFGLVTGFLERGETPEDAVLRELEEELGLRGDIVSLVGVYPFLQRNEVIATWHVRARGAITLGEELEAYKRIPIPKLRPWPFGTGLAVKDWLAKRG from the coding sequence ATGGACGATGCCCGCTTCTGTCTGCGATGCGGCACCGCGCTCGAAGAGGTCACGCTCGAGGGCCGCGCGCGCAAGCGCTGTCCGGCGTGCGGCTTCGTGCACTACGGCAACCCGCTGCCGGTCGTCGCCGCGATCGTCGAGCACGTCGAGGGCGAGGACGAGACCGAGAGCCGCATCGTGCTGGTGCGTCAGAAGGCGTGGCCCGAAGGATGGTTCGGGCTGGTCACGGGCTTCCTCGAGCGCGGCGAGACCCCCGAGGACGCAGTGCTGCGCGAGCTCGAGGAAGAGCTCGGCCTGCGCGGCGACATCGTCTCGCTCGTCGGTGTGTACCCGTTCCTGCAGCGCAACGAGGTGATCGCGACGTGGCACGTGCGGGCGCGCGGAGCGATCACGCTCGGCGAGGAGCTCGAGGCGTACAAGCGCATCCCGATCCCGAAGCTGCGCCCCTGGCCCTTCGGCACCGGCCTCGCCGTGAAGGACTGGCTCGCGAAGCGCGGCTGA
- a CDS encoding carboxymuconolactone decarboxylase family protein: MSRFPAPLSPPHAPEIEAALTEMMPRGAPVPPLALFRFFAHHPALMEVMRPFARVLLGARGATLAPRDREIVILRATARARCEYEWGVHVAFFASRVGLDEATVRATVRGAIDDLAPRDRLLVRAVDALHEHATLDDALRAELADAWSPEQIVELLVLAGWYRTIACVANGAGLANEPWAPSFPAS; encoded by the coding sequence ATGTCGCGCTTCCCCGCTCCGCTCTCGCCCCCTCACGCGCCCGAGATCGAAGCCGCGCTCACCGAGATGATGCCGCGCGGCGCGCCGGTCCCGCCGCTCGCGCTCTTCCGATTCTTCGCGCACCACCCGGCGCTGATGGAGGTGATGCGCCCGTTCGCGCGCGTCCTGCTCGGTGCGCGTGGAGCGACGCTCGCGCCGCGGGATCGCGAGATCGTGATCCTGCGTGCGACGGCCCGCGCGCGCTGCGAGTACGAGTGGGGCGTGCACGTCGCGTTCTTCGCGTCGCGCGTCGGGCTCGACGAAGCAACGGTGCGCGCGACCGTGCGCGGTGCGATCGACGACCTCGCACCGCGTGATCGCCTGCTCGTGCGGGCGGTCGATGCGCTCCACGAGCACGCCACCCTCGACGACGCGTTGCGCGCGGAGCTCGCCGACGCGTGGAGCCCGGAGCAGATCGTCGAGCTCCTCGTGCTCGCGGGCTGGTACCGCACGATCGCGTGCGTCGCGAACGGCGCCGGGCTCGCGAACGAGCCCTGGGCGCCGTCGTTCCCTGCCTCTTAG
- the hslV gene encoding ATP-dependent protease subunit HslV, which produces MAGDGQVSLGQTVMKSGARKVRRIAEGKVIAGFAGASADAFTLLERFEAKLKEHKGGLARAAVELAKDWRTDRYLRRLEAMLVVMDASATFLISGTGDVIEPDEGVIAIGSGGPYALAAARALMRHTSMAPADIAREALLTAGEICVYTNQNVVVEEIEG; this is translated from the coding sequence ATGGCGGGAGATGGTCAGGTCTCGCTCGGTCAGACCGTGATGAAGTCGGGCGCGCGCAAGGTGCGCCGCATCGCGGAGGGCAAGGTGATCGCGGGGTTCGCGGGCGCGAGCGCGGACGCATTCACGCTGCTCGAGCGCTTCGAGGCCAAGCTCAAGGAGCACAAGGGCGGGCTCGCGCGTGCCGCGGTCGAGCTCGCGAAGGACTGGCGCACCGATCGGTACCTGCGCCGGCTCGAGGCGATGCTCGTCGTGATGGACGCGAGCGCGACGTTCCTCATCAGCGGGACCGGGGACGTGATCGAGCCCGACGAAGGCGTGATCGCGATCGGCTCGGGCGGGCCCTACGCGCTCGCCGCGGCGCGCGCGCTCATGCGGCACACGTCGATGGCGCCCGCCGACATCGCGCGCGAGGCGCTGCTCACCGCGGGTGAGATCTGCGTGTACACGAACCAGAACGTGGTGGTGGAGGAGATCGAAGGATGA
- a CDS encoding winged helix-turn-helix transcriptional regulator, with protein MKTVAQRGAPRPGRPVRGSKTGRPIMALFDLLGRRWALRVVWELREGPLHFRALREACGGVSPTSLAARIAELREAGVVAGEGEGEAAGYSLTDEGRALLDALGPLAEWAEGWSKRTAKR; from the coding sequence ATGAAAACCGTAGCGCAACGCGGCGCACCTCGTCCGGGCCGTCCGGTGCGCGGCTCGAAGACGGGCCGCCCGATCATGGCGCTCTTCGATCTGCTCGGACGTCGCTGGGCGCTGCGCGTCGTGTGGGAGCTGCGCGAAGGACCGCTCCACTTCCGCGCGCTGCGCGAGGCGTGCGGCGGCGTGTCGCCGACGTCGCTCGCCGCGCGCATCGCCGAGCTGCGCGAGGCCGGTGTGGTCGCGGGCGAAGGAGAGGGCGAGGCCGCGGGCTACTCGCTGACCGACGAGGGACGCGCGCTGCTCGACGCGCTCGGCCCGCTCGCGGAGTGGGCGGAGGGCTGGAGCAAGCGCACCGCGAAGCGTTAG